In Desulfomicrobium apsheronum, a single window of DNA contains:
- the glgP gene encoding alpha-glucan family phosphorylase, whose translation MQPLHVYTVVPKLPEKLLPLKTLASNLYFSWQHEIEEFFAQIDRELWEKSEHNPVWFLNHLPQSTLEELGEDEFFLDRLSTIAAGFEKYISKRGPMTGLDALDSGPVVAYFSAEYGIAQCLPVYSGGLGVLAGDHLKSASDLNIPLVGIGLCYQRGFFRQYLTHDGWQQERYQPNDFEQMPLFAVLDEEGLPLKVRFQMQGKPLYFRVWRADVGRVPLFLMDTNIPENTPERRELTSQLYGGDLEMRLMQEYLLGIGGIKALEAMGLSPRVIHMNEGHSAFAGLERIRVLMQDRHLSFEAALELVAQSSVFTTHTPVPAGNDRFSPDLMARYFQEYSADLGLSWKVFLALGRENTRDEAEHFCMTILALRLSRFNNGVSRLHGKVSRKMWANVWSQYPEEDVPITWVTNGIHFPTWVAPEMSVLYDRFLGQSWREDPDCERVGEKFGSIPDIELWRAHERLREHLVDFVRRRLQQQIMSRGGRSWELEVADNVLNPEALTIGFARRFASYKRAYLLLKDDDRLKRLVTDPARPVQFVFAGKAHPRDNEGKKIIQELISLCQSPESRASMVFLEDYDMQVARYLVQGCDIWLNNPRRPLEACGTSGMKAMANGVLNLSTLDGWWDEAWSPDNSVGWAIGNAEEYDDVEYQDFVESQTLYNILEKDVIPLFYDRAQGSFPRRWVQKMKQALKTLGPVFNGHRMVEEYSKRAYLPSNISYGKLSANEYRPVMELAEWRMNLLTHWGGLDIRNVQCITAHEMFVGENLEVSAEVKVEGLGIQDIRVEIYTGPLDHTGKFASRSTFLMSPDERTADGWYVYRGKAMPMATGKFGFTVRILPHHPLLRDAHSLGLIFWADEPAPKLQG comes from the coding sequence ATGCAACCATTGCATGTCTATACAGTTGTGCCCAAGCTTCCGGAAAAACTTCTGCCGCTCAAGACGCTGGCAAGCAACCTCTATTTTTCATGGCAGCATGAAATCGAGGAATTCTTTGCCCAGATAGACCGCGAACTGTGGGAAAAAAGCGAACACAATCCGGTCTGGTTCCTGAACCATCTGCCTCAGAGCACACTGGAAGAACTGGGCGAGGATGAATTCTTTCTGGACCGTCTGTCAACCATTGCGGCGGGTTTCGAAAAATACATCTCCAAGCGCGGCCCCATGACCGGGCTCGACGCCCTCGATAGCGGGCCGGTGGTCGCCTATTTCAGCGCCGAATACGGCATCGCCCAATGCCTGCCCGTGTATTCGGGAGGGCTTGGCGTGCTGGCCGGAGACCATCTCAAATCCGCCAGTGACCTGAACATTCCACTGGTCGGGATCGGCCTTTGCTACCAGCGCGGATTTTTCCGCCAGTACCTGACTCACGACGGCTGGCAGCAGGAGCGCTATCAGCCCAATGACTTCGAGCAGATGCCCCTCTTTGCCGTGCTCGACGAGGAGGGCCTGCCGCTCAAGGTACGTTTCCAGATGCAGGGCAAGCCCCTCTATTTCCGCGTCTGGCGGGCCGACGTGGGTCGCGTGCCACTCTTTCTGATGGACACCAACATCCCCGAAAACACGCCCGAGCGCCGGGAACTGACTTCCCAGCTCTACGGCGGCGATCTGGAAATGCGCCTCATGCAGGAATACCTGCTCGGCATCGGCGGCATCAAGGCCCTGGAGGCCATGGGCCTCTCGCCCCGGGTCATCCACATGAACGAAGGGCATTCGGCCTTTGCCGGTCTGGAAAGAATCCGCGTGCTCATGCAGGACCGGCACCTGTCTTTCGAGGCGGCCCTGGAACTGGTCGCCCAGAGCTCGGTCTTCACCACGCACACGCCTGTTCCGGCGGGCAACGACCGTTTCTCCCCGGACCTCATGGCCAGATACTTCCAGGAATACTCCGCAGACCTCGGACTCTCCTGGAAGGTTTTCCTGGCCCTTGGCCGGGAAAACACCCGCGACGAGGCCGAGCACTTCTGCATGACGATCCTGGCCCTGCGCCTGTCCCGGTTCAACAACGGCGTAAGCCGACTGCACGGCAAGGTCTCGCGCAAGATGTGGGCCAATGTCTGGTCCCAGTACCCCGAAGAGGACGTGCCCATCACCTGGGTCACCAATGGCATCCATTTCCCGACCTGGGTGGCGCCTGAAATGTCCGTTCTCTACGACCGCTTCCTCGGCCAGTCCTGGCGCGAAGACCCGGACTGCGAAAGGGTCGGCGAAAAATTCGGATCCATCCCGGACATCGAGCTCTGGCGCGCCCACGAGCGCTTGCGGGAACACCTGGTCGATTTCGTGCGGCGCCGGCTACAGCAGCAGATCATGTCCCGGGGCGGCCGCAGCTGGGAGCTCGAAGTGGCGGACAATGTCCTCAATCCCGAGGCCCTGACCATCGGCTTCGCCCGGCGCTTCGCGTCCTACAAGCGCGCCTACCTGCTCCTGAAGGACGATGACCGCCTGAAACGCCTCGTCACCGACCCCGCCCGCCCGGTGCAGTTCGTCTTTGCTGGCAAGGCTCATCCCCGGGACAACGAGGGCAAGAAAATCATCCAGGAGCTCATCAGCCTCTGCCAGTCCCCCGAAAGCCGCGCGTCCATGGTCTTTCTGGAAGACTACGACATGCAGGTCGCCCGCTATCTGGTTCAGGGCTGCGACATCTGGCTCAACAACCCGCGCCGCCCGCTTGAGGCCTGCGGCACCAGCGGCATGAAGGCCATGGCCAATGGCGTCCTTAACCTGAGCACCCTCGATGGCTGGTGGGACGAAGCCTGGAGCCCGGACAATTCCGTGGGCTGGGCCATCGGCAACGCCGAGGAATACGACGATGTCGAATACCAGGACTTCGTGGAGAGCCAGACCCTCTACAACATCCTCGAAAAAGACGTCATCCCGCTCTTCTACGACCGCGCACAGGGCTCTTTCCCGAGGCGCTGGGTGCAGAAGATGAAGCAGGCGCTCAAAACCCTGGGTCCGGTCTTCAATGGGCACCGCATGGTCGAGGAATATTCCAAACGCGCCTATCTCCCGTCCAACATCAGCTACGGCAAGCTCTCGGCCAACGAGTACCGCCCGGTCATGGAACTGGCCGAGTGGCGCATGAACCTGCTCACCCACTGGGGCGGGCTGGACATCCGCAACGTGCAGTGCATCACGGCCCATGAGATGTTCGTCGGCGAGAACCTTGAGGTCAGCGCCGAGGTCAAGGTCGAGGGACTCGGCATCCAGGACATCCGCGTGGAGATCTACACCGGCCCCCTCGATCACACCGGCAAATTCGCGAGCAGGTCCACCTTCCTCATGAGTCCGGATGAACGCACGGCGGACGGCTGGTACGTGTATCGCGGCAAGGCCATGCCCATGGCCACCGGCAAGTTCGGATTTACCGTGCGCATCCTGCCGCACCACCCACTGCTGCGCGACGCACACAGCCTGGGCCTGATCTTCTGGGCCGACGAGCCCGCGCCAAAACTCCAAGGGTAG
- a CDS encoding TrmH family RNA methyltransferase, whose translation MPDRFLTEDRKTKLRAVLAKRQPDLTLVLNNIHDPHNVSAILRSCDAFGVFGVHLYYTKEKFPSLANSSSGSAKKWIDLTRHREAGTMIQGLRDRGMQIVGTGFSSTARPIMDIDFTKPTAIILGNEHRGMDPDVKIHVPDEIYIPMFGMVQSLNVSVAAATILYEAMRQRLAAGMYDQSPLSEEEFEDVYADWCKRGKDY comes from the coding sequence ATGCCTGACAGATTTCTGACCGAAGACCGCAAAACCAAGCTCAGAGCCGTACTGGCCAAACGCCAGCCCGACCTGACGCTGGTACTGAACAATATCCACGACCCGCACAACGTGTCCGCCATCCTGCGCAGCTGCGACGCCTTCGGGGTGTTCGGCGTGCACCTCTATTACACCAAGGAAAAATTTCCATCCCTGGCCAACAGCTCCTCCGGTTCCGCCAAGAAATGGATCGACCTGACCCGCCACCGCGAAGCAGGAACCATGATCCAGGGCCTGCGCGACCGGGGCATGCAGATCGTGGGCACGGGCTTCAGCTCCACGGCAAGGCCCATCATGGATATCGATTTCACCAAACCCACGGCCATCATTCTCGGCAACGAGCACCGGGGCATGGACCCCGACGTCAAGATCCATGTACCGGACGAAATCTACATCCCCATGTTCGGCATGGTTCAGAGCCTGAACGTGTCCGTGGCCGCCGCGACCATCCTCTACGAGGCCATGCGCCAGCGCCTGGCCGCCGGGATGTACGATCAGAGCCCGCTGAGCGAGGAAGAATTCGAAGACGTATACGCCGACTGGTGCAAGCGCGGCAAAGACTACTAG
- a CDS encoding TlyA family RNA methyltransferase — protein sequence MAKKVDRADVVLAEQGLVESREKAKRMIMAGQVLLLQGEARTPVAKPGQQIPRDARLELKEAERFVSRGGYKLLTALGHFALDVSGMVALDAGASTGGFTDCLLQFGAARVYAVDVGHAQLHWKLVTDPRVVNLERVNLRHATADLIPEKVDLVVADCSFISLRLILPSCLQFLKDEGQILALVKPQFELGPEHAVKGVVRSEELQLRAVAEIQEFAREELGLRVLGSVAAGIKGPKGNQEYLLHLRR from the coding sequence ATGGCCAAGAAAGTCGATCGGGCCGATGTGGTCCTGGCCGAACAGGGGCTGGTCGAGAGTCGCGAAAAGGCCAAGCGGATGATCATGGCCGGCCAGGTTCTGCTGCTCCAGGGCGAGGCCCGGACCCCCGTGGCCAAGCCCGGGCAGCAGATTCCGCGCGATGCGCGGCTGGAGCTCAAGGAGGCGGAGCGTTTCGTATCGCGCGGCGGCTACAAGCTGCTCACGGCCCTTGGGCATTTCGCCCTGGACGTGAGCGGCATGGTCGCCCTTGACGCAGGGGCCTCCACCGGGGGATTCACGGACTGCCTGCTGCAATTCGGGGCCGCGCGGGTCTACGCCGTGGACGTGGGGCACGCCCAGCTGCACTGGAAGCTGGTCACGGATCCGCGCGTCGTGAATCTGGAGCGGGTCAACCTGCGCCACGCCACCGCCGACCTCATTCCCGAAAAAGTGGATCTGGTGGTGGCCGACTGCTCCTTCATCTCCCTGCGACTCATCCTGCCCTCCTGCCTGCAATTCCTGAAGGACGAAGGGCAGATCCTGGCCCTGGTCAAGCCGCAGTTCGAACTGGGGCCCGAGCACGCGGTCAAGGGAGTAGTCCGCTCGGAGGAGTTGCAGCTCAGAGCCGTGGCCGAAATACAGGAATTCGCACGGGAGGAGCTCGGACTGCGCGTCCTGGGCTCCGTCGCGGCAGGGATCAAGGGCCCCAAGGGCAACCAGGAATACCTCCTCCATTTACGACGCTGA
- the dut gene encoding dUTP diphosphatase — MNPCSGIVSMPVKVRFLSETCPPEKFNYATSGSAGIDLRACMAEAEVLIPPGGRHRFPTGIAVECTMPGVAGFVYSRSGLGTKDGLVVSQGVGVIDPDYRGEILVSLLNTSDQTRTVTRGQRIAQLVFQPVVRAEIIPQENLSDTARGAGGFGHTGTI, encoded by the coding sequence ATGAATCCCTGTTCCGGAATTGTCAGCATGCCGGTCAAGGTCCGTTTTTTATCGGAAACGTGCCCGCCGGAGAAGTTCAATTATGCCACTTCGGGATCGGCCGGTATTGATCTGCGGGCTTGTATGGCGGAAGCGGAGGTTTTGATCCCCCCCGGAGGAAGGCACCGCTTTCCAACGGGCATCGCCGTGGAATGCACGATGCCGGGAGTGGCCGGTTTTGTCTATTCCCGAAGCGGCCTGGGAACCAAGGACGGCCTGGTTGTCAGTCAGGGGGTTGGGGTCATCGATCCGGACTATCGCGGTGAGATCCTGGTCAGCCTCCTGAACACTTCGGACCAGACCCGCACCGTGACCCGGGGACAGCGCATAGCCCAGCTCGTTTTTCAGCCTGTCGTGCGCGCGGAGATCATCCCGCAGGAAAATCTTTCGGACACCGCACGCGGTGCCGGAGGATTCGGGCACACCGGCACGATCTGA